A genomic window from Plasmodium chabaudi chabaudi strain AS genome assembly, chromosome: 8 includes:
- a CDS encoding fam-a protein, pseudogene has protein sequence ANFAKKNRGDPWKYFYALVKKAQISKDKTIIAMTSVDVDDQNPSRKEHKNPILKKTDSLRASIEYKDCIMNKKFERIYVNLAGYLIEKKGDDLEITYIESINGYSTI, from the exons GCCAACTTTGCGAAAAAAAATCGTGGCGATCCttggaaatatttttatgctttAGTCAAAAAAGCTCAA ATATCAAAAGACAAAACTATAATTGCCATGACTTCAGTAGATGTAGATGATCAAAACCCTTCCAGGAAAGAACACAAAAACccaatattaaaaaaaacagattCATTACGTGCTTCCATAGAATATAAAGATTgtattatgaataaaaaatttgaaagaATATATGTGAACTTAGCTGGATACCtcattgaaaaaaaaggcGATGATCTTGAAATCACCTATATCGAATCT aTTAATGGATATTCTACcatttaa